One window of Magallana gigas chromosome 2, xbMagGiga1.1, whole genome shotgun sequence genomic DNA carries:
- the LOC105323146 gene encoding sodium/bile acid cotransporter 7 isoform X3 → MIIVAQFIRTNWFLCGILIVICFASIAPSIGARGGILRPEITVKFFAVAIIFFNSGISLRSEDLRRALVQFKVHFFIQGWTFIVFPSLIYLLVSLMKDGPFDKLLLQGLLVLGCMPPPVSSAVILTKAVSGNEAAAIFNSAVGSFLGIFITPSLILLIVGSAVDVPVTSIFLQLSLTVVLPLCLGQAIRRRHRMWLERNPIPFGTIGSAILLLIIYTTFCDTFLQTDTHLDFLSLISIVFLMCVTGIDFLHHNTALAGLSSDRYYCHDVLRLS, encoded by the exons ATGATAATTGTTGCACAATTTATTCGAACTAATTGGTTTCTCTGTGGCATCTTGATTGTGATTTGTTTTGCAAGCATTGCGCCAAGTATTGGAGCTAGAGGAG gAATCCTGAGACCAGAAATAACAGTCAAGTTTTTCGCTGTagccatcattttttttaacagtggAATTTCACTTCGAAGTGAG GATCTAAGAAGAGCTCTGGTGCAGTTCAAAGTGCACTTCTTTATACAAGGATGGACATTCATTGTCTTTCCCTCACTGATATATCTTCTTGTATCATTGATGAAAGATGGGCCATTTGACAAACTCCTCCTACAAgg ACTATTGGTATTGGGATGCATGCCTCCTCCAGTATCATCAGCCGTCATATTAACAAAAGCAGTGTCTGGAAATGAG GCTGCAGCAATATTTAACTCTGCTGTGGGAAGCTTTTTG GGAATATTCATCACACCATCCTTGATATTGTTGATT GTCGGGTCAGCGGTGGATGTCCCGGTGACCTCCATCTTCCTACAGCTGTCCCTGACCGTGGTTCTACCTCTCTGTCTGGGTCAGGCCATTAGGAGACGACACAGAATGTGGCTAGAGAGAAACCCTATTCCATTTGGGACCATAGGCAG TGCCATTCTGTTACTGATCATCTACACAACGTTCTGTGATACCTTCCTACAGACCGACACACACCTGGACTTTCTCAGCTTGATCTCCATTGTCTTCCTGA TGTGCGTTACTGGGATTGATTTTCTTCATCACAACACAGCCCTGGCTGGACTTTCATCCGACAGATACTACTGCCATGATGTTCTGCGGCTCTCATAA
- the LOC105323147 gene encoding RNA-binding protein 26 isoform X2, with amino-acid sequence MMLIENVEALKTWLTKTLSPISDADPASLAKYVVALVKKDKVDKDLKEVCIDQLEVFLQTKTKDFVDQLFEALNSKEYLKHASDSSTKSAPVQEVKSDTVLAVKSDRRKDSSDSKKPRSASEKGREVKKEDRRHGSRSPSPRDRRHGSRSPSPRDRRRDYDDRRRRHDDRRTSVERRTFRRRSRSFSPRSPRRARGRSRSPRDRGRSRSYSRSRSRSRPRSWSKSRSRSRSRERKVYNRQQPDSRGSTPTLDNGKYDSTSAIPTVGSAMYSIPRGEGVYSSESHPQGLPALPAPSRQRCKDYDEKGFCMRGDLCPFDHGLDPVIVEDVSIPPPPYVPGPPVIPANGAPRMPGPGPGFVPRPPPPALGPLPLPPRPDHFEPYNPEAPGMTGPPRQPFWHGPPPSQPQGTQPGGNFPPFPPPQNPTVQVRNREHLISVTVKDDKDERSIVPPGTESSEPRPENTLSNSNTEGKPERTVIPPKRSYNSGPGQGHRGYINPYHQNNYRPSAPKKPFDFSRVGGYRPPDTDNLSLEVRKIPKEFNNIMAINQHFSKFGNLTNIQVNFENDPEAALVTFGTNQEALACYRSTEPLFNNRFVKVFWHKNKDKNREKSEGADDQQQDQRSVKERLGPPIIPHPSKLSLNNMKPKTVEQPVPAEKTVIYTSSVGNITKTVYNPEAIKAKVAITSPTAVGSASFVSKIEAIKRQEEKKKEMMKKKAELQKQKHELLLKQVEQQKMLISKLEKTKSPEEKTKIMKTIDVLAKSVEKIKSELMPPSKPTPQGVAKSVTTPEEARKEILDTELELFNKEHSGEDTTALKLKLSELTKQAAAMGLLGRGRGRGRAAPRPREANTWVAAGLRGRGKPTHAHNPGSRKLDKRPKQLEVTGFDWEEREQLNQHFSKFCSVEKIDFEDEDKSAVVSFKSRDNAEKALRHCETYMGKKLIMNWYTGAKVKPGQTDDSNYQDEEAADPEVEGHVEDDLDEEALLAGDDEDEEDEESRSWRR; translated from the exons ATGATGTTGATAGAAAATGTTGAAGCGTTGAAAACATGGCTGACAAAGACCCTTTCCCCGAT AAGCGATGCTGATCCTGCCTCTCTAGCTAAATATGTTGTGGCATTAGTGAAAAAAGATAAAGTTGACAAAGACTTGAAGGAAGTGTGTATAGATCAACTGGAAGTGTTCCTTCAAACAA AAACAAAAGACTTTGTAGACCAGTTATTTGAAGCTTTAAATTCAAAAGAGTACTTGAAACATGCATCAGACTCGTCAACAAAATCAGCCCCCGTCCAGGAAGTGAAATCAGACACTGTCCTTGCAGTCAAATCAGACAGGCGTAAGGACTCCTCCGACTCCAAGAAACCCAGG AGTGCCAGTGAGAAAGGCAGAGAGGTGAAGAAGGAAGACAGAAGGCACGGGTCAAGGAGTCCCAGCCCTAGGGACAGGAGGCACGGGTCACGGAGTCCCAGCCCCAGAGACAGGAGGCGTGACTA TGACGACAGAAGAAGAAGACACGATGATAGAAGGACGTCTGTTGAAAGGAGAACTTTCAGgcgaaggtcaaggtcatttagcCCTAGAAGTCCTCGTCGAGCTAGAGGTCGTTCAAGAAGTCCGAGGGACAGAGGACGTTCAAGGTCATATAGTAGGTCTCGATCCAGATCTAGACCAAGGTCATGGAGCAAATCAAGATCGAGATCAAGATCTAGGGAGAGGAAAG TTTATAACAGACAACAGCCAGATAGCCGTGGTTCCACTCCCACTTTGGACAACGGAAAGTATGACTCTACGTCTGCCATTCCTACGGTAGGAAGTGCCATGTACTCTATCCCCAGAGGAGAGGGTGTGTACTCCTCTGAATCTCACCCCCAGGGTCTGCCTGCATTACCTGCTCCATCCAGACAGAGGTGTAAAGATTATGACG AGAAGGGGTTTTGTATGAGAGGTGATCTGTGTCCATTTGATCACGGCCTGGATCCTGTCATTGTAGAAGATGTTAGCATCCCTCCTCCACCTTATGTACCAG GACCCCCAGTGATCCCTGCTAATGGTGCCCCAAGGATGCCAGGGCCAGGACCAGGGTTTGTGCCCAGACCCCCACCCCCTGCTCTAGGACCTCTCCCACTGCCTCCCCGCCCAG ATCATTTTGAGCCATACAACCCGGAAGCTCCAGGGATGACAGGTCCCCCAAGACAACCGTTTTGGCATGGACCGCCCCCCTCCCAGCCTCAAGGGACACAACCGGGTGGCAATTTTCCACCATTTCCTCCCCCACAAAATCCTACTGTCCAAGTCAGAAACAGGGAGCACCTCATCAGTGTAACTGTAAAAGATGACAAAG ATGAACGTTCCATAGTACCTCCTGGTACAGAGTCCAGTGAGCCCAGGCCTGAGAACACATTGTCCAATTCTAACACGGAGGGCAAGCCGGAGAGGACGGTCATCCCCCCAAAGCGCTCCTACAACAGCGGGCCCGGGCAGGGTCATCGAGGATACATCAACCCCTACCACCAAAACAACTACAGACCCTCAGCGCCAAAAAAACCATTCGACTTCAGCAGAGTgggag GCTACAGACCACCAGATACAGATAATCTGAGTCTGGAAGTCAGGAAAATACCCAAAGAGTTCAACAATATCATGGCCATCAATCAGCATTTCAGCAAATTTGGAAACTTAACTAACATCCAG GTGAATTTTGAGAATGACCCTGAGGCGGCTTTGGTGACATTTGGCACCAACCAGGAAGCTTTAGCTTGCTACAGAAGCACTGAGCCTCTCTTCAACAACAGATTTGTCAAAGTATTCTGgcacaaaaataaagataaaaatcgG GAGAAATCTGAGGGAGCGGATGATCAGCAACAGGATCAGCGGTCAGTGAAGGAGAGGTTAGGACCCCCAATCATCCCCCACCCCAGCAAACTGTCCCTCAACAACATGAAGCCCAAAACTGTGGAGCAGCCCGTGCCAGCTGAGAAG ACTGTGATTTACACCTCATCGGTGGGCAACATCACTAAAACAGTGTATAACCCGGAAGCCATTAAAGCCAAAGTGGCCATCACCAGCCCTACAGCTGTGGGATCAGCATCCTTCGTCTCCAAGATAGAGGCCATCAAAAGACAGGAGGAGAAGAAGAAGGAGATGATGAAGAAGAAGGCAGAGTTACAAAAACAGAAGCACGAACTTCTGCTGAAGCAGGTGGAGCAGCAGAAG ATGCTAATATCAAAACTAGAAAAGACAAAGAGTCctgaagaaaaaacaaagattATGAAG ACAATTGATGTACTGGCAAAATCAGTAGAAAAGATCAAGTCGGAATTGATGCCCCCAAGCAAGCCTACACCCCAAGGAGTGGCCAAGAGTGTCACCACCCCTGAGGAG GCTAGGAAAGAGATCTTGGACACAGAGCTGGAACTTTTTAACAAGGAGCACTCAGGAGAAGACACGACCGCTCTCAAACTGAAGCTTAGTGAACTCACAAAACAG GCAGCAGCCATGGGATTACTTGGCAGGGGAAGGGGGAGGGGCAGGGCAGCCCCCAGACCTAGAGAAGCCAATACCTGGGTGGCGGCTGGATTAAGGGGGAGAGGAAAGCCCACCCATGCTCACAATCCAGGAAGCAGGAAGTTAGATAAGCGACCTAAGCAGCTGGAGGTGACAGGGTTTGATTGGGAGGAACGAGAACAACTCAACCAGCATTTCTCA aaattTTGCAGTGTtgaaaaaatagattttgagGATGAGGATAAAAGTGCTGTAGTATCATTTAAATCCAGAGATAATGCAGAAAAG GCTTTAAGGCATTGCGAAACTTACATGGGCAAAAAACTCATCATGAACTGGTATACAGGAGCGAAGGTTAAACCAGGGCAAACTGACGATAGCAACTACCAGGATGAGGAAGCAGCCGACCCCGAGGTAGAA GGTCATGTTGAAGATGATCTGGATGAAGAGGCGCTGCTGGCCGGTGATGATGAGGATGAGGAAGATGAGGAGAGTCGGTCGTGGAGGAGGTGA
- the LOC105323147 gene encoding RNA-binding protein 26 isoform X1 produces the protein MMLIENVEALKTWLTKTLSPISDADPASLAKYVVALVKKDKVDKDLKEVCIDQLEVFLQTKTKDFVDQLFEALNSKEYLKHASDSSTKSAPVQEVKSDTVLAVKSDRRKDSSDSKKPRSASEKGREVKKEDRRHGSRSPSPRDRRHGSRSPSPRDRRRDYDDRRRRHDDRRTSVERRTFRRRSRSFSPRSPRRARGRSRSPRDRGRSRSYSRSRSRSRPRSWSKSRSRSRSRERKVYNRQQPDSRGSTPTLDNGKYDSTSAIPTVGSAMYSIPRGEGVYSSESHPQGLPALPAPSRQRCKDYDEKGFCMRGDLCPFDHGLDPVIVEDVSIPPPPYVPGPPVIPANGAPRMPGPGPGFVPRPPPPALGPLPLPPRPDHFEPYNPEAPGMTGPPRQPFWHGPPPSQPQGTQPGGNFPPFPPPQNPTVQVRNREHLISVTVKDDKDERSIVPPGTESSEPRPENTLSNSNTEGKPERTVIPPKRSYNSGPGQGHRGYINPYHQNNYRPSAPKKPFDFSRVGGYRPPDTDNLSLEVRKIPKEFNNIMAINQHFSKFGNLTNIQVNFENDPEAALVTFGTNQEALACYRSTEPLFNNRFVKVFWHKNKDKNREKSEGADDQQQDQRSVKERLGPPIIPHPSKLSLNNMKPKTVEQPVPAEKTVIYTSSVGNITKTVYNPEAIKAKVAITSPTAVGSASFVSKIEAIKRQEEKKKEMMKKKAELQKQKHELLLKQVEQQKMLISKLEKTKSPEEKTKIMKTIDVLAKSVEKIKSELMPPSKPTPQGVAKSVTTPEEQARKEILDTELELFNKEHSGEDTTALKLKLSELTKQAAAMGLLGRGRGRGRAAPRPREANTWVAAGLRGRGKPTHAHNPGSRKLDKRPKQLEVTGFDWEEREQLNQHFSKFCSVEKIDFEDEDKSAVVSFKSRDNAEKALRHCETYMGKKLIMNWYTGAKVKPGQTDDSNYQDEEAADPEVEGHVEDDLDEEALLAGDDEDEEDEESRSWRR, from the exons ATGATGTTGATAGAAAATGTTGAAGCGTTGAAAACATGGCTGACAAAGACCCTTTCCCCGAT AAGCGATGCTGATCCTGCCTCTCTAGCTAAATATGTTGTGGCATTAGTGAAAAAAGATAAAGTTGACAAAGACTTGAAGGAAGTGTGTATAGATCAACTGGAAGTGTTCCTTCAAACAA AAACAAAAGACTTTGTAGACCAGTTATTTGAAGCTTTAAATTCAAAAGAGTACTTGAAACATGCATCAGACTCGTCAACAAAATCAGCCCCCGTCCAGGAAGTGAAATCAGACACTGTCCTTGCAGTCAAATCAGACAGGCGTAAGGACTCCTCCGACTCCAAGAAACCCAGG AGTGCCAGTGAGAAAGGCAGAGAGGTGAAGAAGGAAGACAGAAGGCACGGGTCAAGGAGTCCCAGCCCTAGGGACAGGAGGCACGGGTCACGGAGTCCCAGCCCCAGAGACAGGAGGCGTGACTA TGACGACAGAAGAAGAAGACACGATGATAGAAGGACGTCTGTTGAAAGGAGAACTTTCAGgcgaaggtcaaggtcatttagcCCTAGAAGTCCTCGTCGAGCTAGAGGTCGTTCAAGAAGTCCGAGGGACAGAGGACGTTCAAGGTCATATAGTAGGTCTCGATCCAGATCTAGACCAAGGTCATGGAGCAAATCAAGATCGAGATCAAGATCTAGGGAGAGGAAAG TTTATAACAGACAACAGCCAGATAGCCGTGGTTCCACTCCCACTTTGGACAACGGAAAGTATGACTCTACGTCTGCCATTCCTACGGTAGGAAGTGCCATGTACTCTATCCCCAGAGGAGAGGGTGTGTACTCCTCTGAATCTCACCCCCAGGGTCTGCCTGCATTACCTGCTCCATCCAGACAGAGGTGTAAAGATTATGACG AGAAGGGGTTTTGTATGAGAGGTGATCTGTGTCCATTTGATCACGGCCTGGATCCTGTCATTGTAGAAGATGTTAGCATCCCTCCTCCACCTTATGTACCAG GACCCCCAGTGATCCCTGCTAATGGTGCCCCAAGGATGCCAGGGCCAGGACCAGGGTTTGTGCCCAGACCCCCACCCCCTGCTCTAGGACCTCTCCCACTGCCTCCCCGCCCAG ATCATTTTGAGCCATACAACCCGGAAGCTCCAGGGATGACAGGTCCCCCAAGACAACCGTTTTGGCATGGACCGCCCCCCTCCCAGCCTCAAGGGACACAACCGGGTGGCAATTTTCCACCATTTCCTCCCCCACAAAATCCTACTGTCCAAGTCAGAAACAGGGAGCACCTCATCAGTGTAACTGTAAAAGATGACAAAG ATGAACGTTCCATAGTACCTCCTGGTACAGAGTCCAGTGAGCCCAGGCCTGAGAACACATTGTCCAATTCTAACACGGAGGGCAAGCCGGAGAGGACGGTCATCCCCCCAAAGCGCTCCTACAACAGCGGGCCCGGGCAGGGTCATCGAGGATACATCAACCCCTACCACCAAAACAACTACAGACCCTCAGCGCCAAAAAAACCATTCGACTTCAGCAGAGTgggag GCTACAGACCACCAGATACAGATAATCTGAGTCTGGAAGTCAGGAAAATACCCAAAGAGTTCAACAATATCATGGCCATCAATCAGCATTTCAGCAAATTTGGAAACTTAACTAACATCCAG GTGAATTTTGAGAATGACCCTGAGGCGGCTTTGGTGACATTTGGCACCAACCAGGAAGCTTTAGCTTGCTACAGAAGCACTGAGCCTCTCTTCAACAACAGATTTGTCAAAGTATTCTGgcacaaaaataaagataaaaatcgG GAGAAATCTGAGGGAGCGGATGATCAGCAACAGGATCAGCGGTCAGTGAAGGAGAGGTTAGGACCCCCAATCATCCCCCACCCCAGCAAACTGTCCCTCAACAACATGAAGCCCAAAACTGTGGAGCAGCCCGTGCCAGCTGAGAAG ACTGTGATTTACACCTCATCGGTGGGCAACATCACTAAAACAGTGTATAACCCGGAAGCCATTAAAGCCAAAGTGGCCATCACCAGCCCTACAGCTGTGGGATCAGCATCCTTCGTCTCCAAGATAGAGGCCATCAAAAGACAGGAGGAGAAGAAGAAGGAGATGATGAAGAAGAAGGCAGAGTTACAAAAACAGAAGCACGAACTTCTGCTGAAGCAGGTGGAGCAGCAGAAG ATGCTAATATCAAAACTAGAAAAGACAAAGAGTCctgaagaaaaaacaaagattATGAAG ACAATTGATGTACTGGCAAAATCAGTAGAAAAGATCAAGTCGGAATTGATGCCCCCAAGCAAGCCTACACCCCAAGGAGTGGCCAAGAGTGTCACCACCCCTGAGGAG CAGGCTAGGAAAGAGATCTTGGACACAGAGCTGGAACTTTTTAACAAGGAGCACTCAGGAGAAGACACGACCGCTCTCAAACTGAAGCTTAGTGAACTCACAAAACAG GCAGCAGCCATGGGATTACTTGGCAGGGGAAGGGGGAGGGGCAGGGCAGCCCCCAGACCTAGAGAAGCCAATACCTGGGTGGCGGCTGGATTAAGGGGGAGAGGAAAGCCCACCCATGCTCACAATCCAGGAAGCAGGAAGTTAGATAAGCGACCTAAGCAGCTGGAGGTGACAGGGTTTGATTGGGAGGAACGAGAACAACTCAACCAGCATTTCTCA aaattTTGCAGTGTtgaaaaaatagattttgagGATGAGGATAAAAGTGCTGTAGTATCATTTAAATCCAGAGATAATGCAGAAAAG GCTTTAAGGCATTGCGAAACTTACATGGGCAAAAAACTCATCATGAACTGGTATACAGGAGCGAAGGTTAAACCAGGGCAAACTGACGATAGCAACTACCAGGATGAGGAAGCAGCCGACCCCGAGGTAGAA GGTCATGTTGAAGATGATCTGGATGAAGAGGCGCTGCTGGCCGGTGATGATGAGGATGAGGAAGATGAGGAGAGTCGGTCGTGGAGGAGGTGA
- the LOC105323146 gene encoding sodium/bile acid cotransporter 7 isoform X2, which produces MIIVAQFIRTNWFLCGILIVICFASIAPSIGARGGILRPEITVKFFAVAIIFFNSGISLRSEDLRRALVQFKVHFFIQGWTFIVFPSLIYLLVSLMKDGPFDKLLLQGLLVLGCMPPPVSSAVILTKAVSGNEAAAIFNSAVGSFLVGSAVDVPVTSIFLQLSLTVVLPLCLGQAIRRRHRMWLERNPIPFGTIGSAILLLIIYTTFCDTFLQTDTHLDFLSLISIVFLIVILQCALLGLIFFITTQPWLDFHPTDTTAMMFCGSHKSLTLGIPIIKIVFSGDPGLSVITVPLLVYHPTQILLGGIMVPLLKEWMYSVGRNRYTMAKHV; this is translated from the exons ATGATAATTGTTGCACAATTTATTCGAACTAATTGGTTTCTCTGTGGCATCTTGATTGTGATTTGTTTTGCAAGCATTGCGCCAAGTATTGGAGCTAGAGGAG gAATCCTGAGACCAGAAATAACAGTCAAGTTTTTCGCTGTagccatcattttttttaacagtggAATTTCACTTCGAAGTGAG GATCTAAGAAGAGCTCTGGTGCAGTTCAAAGTGCACTTCTTTATACAAGGATGGACATTCATTGTCTTTCCCTCACTGATATATCTTCTTGTATCATTGATGAAAGATGGGCCATTTGACAAACTCCTCCTACAAgg ACTATTGGTATTGGGATGCATGCCTCCTCCAGTATCATCAGCCGTCATATTAACAAAAGCAGTGTCTGGAAATGAG GCTGCAGCAATATTTAACTCTGCTGTGGGAAGCTTTTTG GTCGGGTCAGCGGTGGATGTCCCGGTGACCTCCATCTTCCTACAGCTGTCCCTGACCGTGGTTCTACCTCTCTGTCTGGGTCAGGCCATTAGGAGACGACACAGAATGTGGCTAGAGAGAAACCCTATTCCATTTGGGACCATAGGCAG TGCCATTCTGTTACTGATCATCTACACAACGTTCTGTGATACCTTCCTACAGACCGACACACACCTGGACTTTCTCAGCTTGATCTCCATTGTCTTCCTGA TTGTCATTCTGCAGTGTGCGTTACTGGGATTGATTTTCTTCATCACAACACAGCCCTGGCTGGACTTTCATCCGACAGATACTACTGCCATGATGTTCTGCGGCTCTCATAAATCACTAACTCTAg GCATACCCATTATAAAGATTGTGTTCAGTGGTGACCCGGGTCTCTCTGTTATAACTGTCCCCCTGCTGGTGTACCACCCCACACAGATCCTGCTGGGAGGGATCATGGTTCCCCTACTGAAGGAGTGGATGTACTCTGTGGGTAGAAATAG gtaTACAATGGCCAAGCATGTGTAG
- the LOC105323146 gene encoding sodium/bile acid cotransporter 7 isoform X1, translated as MIIVAQFIRTNWFLCGILIVICFASIAPSIGARGGILRPEITVKFFAVAIIFFNSGISLRSEDLRRALVQFKVHFFIQGWTFIVFPSLIYLLVSLMKDGPFDKLLLQGLLVLGCMPPPVSSAVILTKAVSGNEAAAIFNSAVGSFLGIFITPSLILLIVGSAVDVPVTSIFLQLSLTVVLPLCLGQAIRRRHRMWLERNPIPFGTIGSAILLLIIYTTFCDTFLQTDTHLDFLSLISIVFLIVILQCALLGLIFFITTQPWLDFHPTDTTAMMFCGSHKSLTLGIPIIKIVFSGDPGLSVITVPLLVYHPTQILLGGIMVPLLKEWMYSVGRNRYTMAKHV; from the exons ATGATAATTGTTGCACAATTTATTCGAACTAATTGGTTTCTCTGTGGCATCTTGATTGTGATTTGTTTTGCAAGCATTGCGCCAAGTATTGGAGCTAGAGGAG gAATCCTGAGACCAGAAATAACAGTCAAGTTTTTCGCTGTagccatcattttttttaacagtggAATTTCACTTCGAAGTGAG GATCTAAGAAGAGCTCTGGTGCAGTTCAAAGTGCACTTCTTTATACAAGGATGGACATTCATTGTCTTTCCCTCACTGATATATCTTCTTGTATCATTGATGAAAGATGGGCCATTTGACAAACTCCTCCTACAAgg ACTATTGGTATTGGGATGCATGCCTCCTCCAGTATCATCAGCCGTCATATTAACAAAAGCAGTGTCTGGAAATGAG GCTGCAGCAATATTTAACTCTGCTGTGGGAAGCTTTTTG GGAATATTCATCACACCATCCTTGATATTGTTGATT GTCGGGTCAGCGGTGGATGTCCCGGTGACCTCCATCTTCCTACAGCTGTCCCTGACCGTGGTTCTACCTCTCTGTCTGGGTCAGGCCATTAGGAGACGACACAGAATGTGGCTAGAGAGAAACCCTATTCCATTTGGGACCATAGGCAG TGCCATTCTGTTACTGATCATCTACACAACGTTCTGTGATACCTTCCTACAGACCGACACACACCTGGACTTTCTCAGCTTGATCTCCATTGTCTTCCTGA TTGTCATTCTGCAGTGTGCGTTACTGGGATTGATTTTCTTCATCACAACACAGCCCTGGCTGGACTTTCATCCGACAGATACTACTGCCATGATGTTCTGCGGCTCTCATAAATCACTAACTCTAg GCATACCCATTATAAAGATTGTGTTCAGTGGTGACCCGGGTCTCTCTGTTATAACTGTCCCCCTGCTGGTGTACCACCCCACACAGATCCTGCTGGGAGGGATCATGGTTCCCCTACTGAAGGAGTGGATGTACTCTGTGGGTAGAAATAG gtaTACAATGGCCAAGCATGTGTAG